TTTAAATGTGTATTAggtataaagatataaaaaaaaccaccgAAAGATATTGTATTGCATcatgtttatttcaataatttgtCGCTAGAATAATGGTAATTGTTAATTAAAGCATTGTATCAGTACATCACTGAAGTGCTGATTTATGTCCTCATCCTATGTAGTTACATTTGTATAGAAATAATGTGATCATTCAATTGAAACATACTTTGACTAGatcttttgtttaattaaatttgattgatATATAGTAAACTTAAATAAATTTGATTGTGGAAGTTAATATGTTATTTTGATGTTTCATTTTGGCACTTTCGCCATGAATATCTCAATTTGTTATCATTTAGAACCGGACTGTAAGATTAAGCTTTGTTTCATATCTTAGATTATGAATATATAGATATTGAAATAACGGGTACTGTTCACTGATGCTACTGCAGTACTAAGTGCAACGGTTTtggcataatcatgataatgtttgAAAAACACtttacaagtattccacattccaaactaaaatacaaattgaaagagttggtattgctttgtttcataaaaaagaaaaggcaacgcagatacaagtatcttgtcttgggaagggataaatcctactttgtaaaagatcactctgattcaaataaaaaattctctgaaactgacattatcaagatgttgacaacatatttgttaccttcggaggacgtgtttttcaacagactatcgggattccaatgggaaccaattgtgcccctcttcttgccgacttgtttcttaattattatgaggctgacttcatacaggaacttcctaggaagaaagataagaatttagcaatatcctttaactctactttcttCTATGTAGttaatgttctttcactaaataattcgaAATTTGGTGACTATTTCGAATGCaactatcccattgaactagagttaaaggatacaacagatacagttaagtctgcctcatatcttgacttacatctagaaattgacaatgagggtcgatagaaaacaaaactttacgacaaaagagatgatttcagcttttttaatggtgaactttccatttctaagtagcaacattccagcagcagctgcatacggtgtatatatctcccaattgaaacgatattcccgtgcttgcatttcctaatGATTTTCTTAATAAAGGGTTGTTGCTCATaagaaagctattaaatcaagagttccaaatggtgaagttgaaatcatctcttcgtaaattttacggacgccatcactagttggttgaccgttatggaataaccgtttcacaaatgatatcggatatgttccttacgtcgtaactacaatccccttccttttcataaatgtgacctaccgaattagactatttatcggattttatatctcataagcaacacgacgggtgccacatttggagcaggatctgtttacccttccggagcacctgagatcacccttagtttttggtggggttcgtggtgtttattctttagttttctatgttgtgtcatttgtactattgtttgtctgtttgtcctttttatttttagccatggcgttgtcagtttattttcgatttatgagtttgaatgtccctctggtatctttcgtccctcttttaaaagatTCCGTTTATAATATCCAAAATTATTACGAAATCAAGGTTCAGatccctcaggcaaagttaacCCTACAAGGTTTACTGAATTTGGCTATTTTGTATTTTCCGTTTGttcatatagatcataatatttCAGCGTATTtatatattcctgacttttaaAAGTTAAGTTTTGAATGTCTTGGCGAAGTTTATCCAGCTTCAagttaatacaatattccatACTTTGGCACAGCCTGGTTAATACATGTAGTTCTTGTGAAATGTTTTACAGGTTTAGGGCCGATCATCGTTTTTGTAATCCTTCTACCCATTGTCCATACTACAATCTGCTTTTCGTCGACTaattaatgttttcaaatttcaaattgtccTCTTGATGTCTTTTGTTCTGTTTTACAGGTCAATTGATAGAGGCTGCAAATGTATGTGCCAAAAAGAAAAATTGTGGAGAATATCTGAAACTTTTGAAATCTTTAACAAAACAACTCGATGAAACATGCGAGAAAGCATTACCATATATAGAGCAGAGTGATCCTGATTATTACAAAAGATTTGAGCAAACAATTTCAAAACCATATATTCTGCCATATACATCAACCAAATTTGACTCTTCTGTTTTGTCCAGTATACGAACAGGAACAAACTCTAGCTATGTGGAGGAGGAAGGAGACGCATGTTATGCAAGAATTATGGGAACGTTCGAAGAACCGAAATCAGGCCTGTAAGTTAATAAACTGttataaaattaaacataattaGATAGTTTGAAATGTGAAATTTAGTACAAAAATAATGTGTGACATAAGCCAAAATTTAATATTTCTTGCATTCACAATTTAACAATCTTCCGTATTATCTTAGTATACACGTTAATAAATGTAGAGGACCACAAACTCATATTATCCATTTTAATAGTATTAAAGTTCTTGCTTTAAAATCTTGTATAGCAGCCGTGGACTTGAAACACGTAGAAACCTCTCACTACTTGATGATTGAAAATTGTTTTTAGACTAATTAAGAAAGTCAAATAAATCAATGATCTACGTGGTATATCTTCCTGAGACATATAGATGACTGTATAGTATTTTTTTGTCCTCAAAATGAAACCTTGCTTAAATATGTGTTTGGCTGGGACTGAGATTCTGTTACCAACATGTAAATTCGTATAAACTGCTAAACAAAACAAATGGAAGTTTATAACGACCCTTGGCTGCTAAACCGCAATTGATTTTATGATGTGTGATGCCTACGAATACCCACAATTCTTAACCCTTAGCACACGTTTTCCTTACCAAACCTTCATTCATCGCAAAGCTAATAAAATACTTCTATCCATAGGATGTATGTCATATTAAGCGATCTAATAGATTTACAAAAATCTGCTAGTACCATTACaaagttttatttagaatttGAATACTCGACAATAGCGTAATTTGAGGCAATACGATATTGTGTATTATATCTGGCAATTTGTGGGATAACAATTTGATAAAACAGTTCTTTAATGTACGAGTTTAACAGTTATTTAACTGCTTCAACCCTTATGAATTCGAGATCATATTTAGCGTGCAATGCTTTTCTGTTTCTTCACACATTGCTCATTTTAATTTTGCAGCAAAACAACTCGTTGTAACATCACTAATTCATGTTATAATATGATGACGTCACAAGGTACATCTAAATATGCTATCACACATCAGCTGTTATTCTTTATGGTGATAGAACATGTAAGTATATTTTAATAGTAACATGTTATCTGGAATGTATATTGgctaatatttgaaattaatacgAGCATATCACGGAATCATTTTTCAATGTCACCACGTTTTCAAATTTTCTAGTATATTGTCTGCTAATATACTGTCCTAGATTTGGTGCTGAAAATCAGAATAGCGTTTAACGTCCAAAATCACCCTGATTGTAAGAGTGTTAATGATAAAGTTCTTTTTTAGTAGATTATTAGAAAGTGGTGAATAGGTATTGCTACACCAGTATTACTGAAAGGAAATCTTTTTAAAAACAGATAAGTTGAGGACAACAGTAGTTGACCGATGTTCTAATCTCTTAGATCACAAACACCCCCGCAGACCGtaatacaaaggagtaggtccggtaaggcccatttttggcccaaaaatataacagttttacaaaattgttaaaatgtaaacttttagttatttattggacagttgaatgcttctgctacataaatatgggctgtttttgacaatacaatgcacatatatcgggttgtagcactattaagtcatgctaaattactgaaatcttcaaaattctatcattttagttaaattttagacggtttccgtgtaaaacgaaagtggccgcattcgtgttcatccttaatattgcaatgtaagttgtattttatgataatacataacatatataaaggttgtggatgaacacggatgcggccactttcatttttgacaaaaacaatctgaaaagtgacgatttttggcatatttgagagatttttcatatttgagcttcaatcgaatcgtttttaatgacttaatcaattaaaatctttcacataaactaattgaatcaagtaaaatagacacttaagtgtttaaaaagtggtcaaaatctttcttcagatgaaactgaaatttgagaccaaaatgagtccttaccggaccgaCTCCTTTCAAATCGACGAAGTAGTAATTAACCATATAGAAATGCATGTCAAAGTTGAGATCGATTCTAGCGAGCAGTTGATCCCTTTTATGAAACTAAAGTTGCAATATTCTCAAACAATGTCATTGCTCTCTTTAGACCACATGGGTTTAATgatttctgttgttgtttttttgtttttgtttttttttttaaattatttacgtGTACCTGATGATGGTATTTCCAACAGTGAAGTAACCATTTTTGTGGGTATTGTGCGCTAGGAAGTTATGGAGTATGTTTTAACATTATAGTTAATATGTTTATGACGTAAATGTTACTTACAGCTCGATCAGGTAAAATTAAGTAATAGTATGGAaaataaaatctttgttattaCTATTCTAGGCAAATTAGGAAAAACGTTCAGGGCTAGACGTTCGAATAAATAGTGTTTAGTTGTTGGAATTAATTTAAAAGAACCTACCTGTCATGTATCATTTGCTTGTTTGTAGGTAGGTTGTACTGAACAGGTAGAAAAATTCATCAATGGACATAAATTACGTGAAATACAACAAGGATTCTGCCAGAAAATATACAAAGAAGCCGATAACTTAGTAGTCAATGGAAAGGTGAAATCATCTCATAGAGATTTGTTCCTAGAACAAAGTAAGTTATCGTTAAGCTTTCCATAAGCTCTATAATAGATTTTCAAGGAACTTTACACTTGATTGTACGAAGTAATTCTTTGAAACTTTGCTTTCAAAACCAAAAGATTTCACAAGTTGAAATGATAATACTAAATGGTATATTATACATCTAGAGTTATTTTATCTATAATATTCCGGAGAAcgtaaaatattctgaatcccaTATTTATCTATACTAGTTACTCCAAGTTTTATTAACCAACAAAGCTGTTTCAGAGACGATGAAACTATGTCCTATGTTATTTAACATCGACGAATATGTGTGGCATCATTCCCGTTACAGGTATAATGCAAAGTTAACACTTGGAATCGACCTTTACTCCAcagagtcttttgtagaccaaacGAGCATCTGGCGTTCAAAATTACAATCAtggtatcgatgatgagtttCTGTATTGCCATAGGAAAAGTTTCCACATTTGGATCCCTTAAACACAACGAGACTGAATACACAGACGTTTTACACAtaaatataaaagtttatttaAGCTCCCTATGAGATTACTGGTGTttcattataatgataaataaaacacaaaaattctGTTCATTCAGGTGTATTGTGTGGTTCCTTGGGATTTGAAGATTTCTTTAGATCTGATTGGATAAAAATGACCTTGACATGGCCAGACAAAAAAGATGGTTGTATGAAATCATCATGGACACAGCTACTTGAAATCGACAGCCAAAAACTAGTTAACTCGCTGTTTACTAATCCTAAAGCTCACCAGCTTGCTGGAGACGTGGgcaaatcaattgaaaataagtttgaagagGAATTGAAGAAATTAAGGTATGGATTCCTGGACTTAATAACTCTTGTTAAATTACCAAAATGTGTATCGCTTCCAATGTTCAATATCATActtgaacacaaaaaaaaaaacattcacgtAATACTCTGTTTCACTTTACGAAAAGCTAGGAACTTGAACTAAAAAGttcatgtaaacaaaaacaatcatGGCAATGCCAGACAAAACTTTCATAATGAAAAGGAACTATCTTTTAATGAAGCAATTAAATGTGTTAAAATCTCTTAAGATTCATGTTATGACAAACTGGTGTTATCACAAGTCACGATTCAAACTTATTATAAACTAATAACTCTGGGGTATGGAATTTGAAAATTGTCAAACTCAACATGGAGATTTTTTCATATATCaatagaacaaaaaaattgtaaacactAAAACTTATTCTGAACTTTATTTGTAGTATAGGGAGAAAAGTGTAAGCCTTTAATAAAGACATTAAAACAACTCCATTATGATCACCTGGAAGTCATGACAAGTTGATAATGAATTTAAAGTAGACAGAACTTATCTGACAATAGCAATAAATAGACAAAAACTACTGCCCCAACCATTAGATTAAAACAAAAGGTAAATAATGCAATTGTACCACGTACTGCAAGATGTCAATATATCTATTTGAAAGTATACatactacttgaaaaaaagtatgTGTCTCGTTCAAGTTTTCTTATAACAAGAATAACTAATTATTGAAGACATGTGAAGCatattttttatgaagaaaatactAGTAGCTAAAACATGTTATATTCATCTTGTATACTTTCAGTGGTTCTAAAACAATGAGGAAACTTCTGAGAGAAAAGGCAATGAAAGGTAACTATTCGTGTCTCCccttatatttatgtataataatATCTAATCATCAACCACCGGTGTCCTGTAACCATTCCCCTTTTTAATCATTGACTGTAGTTTtctatttataatactttttgaaaattgaaagttgtcaaaaatatatttttaacttgATAAAACCTGTTTTTGCTACTATTCGGAAGGGTAGTTGAGCATACTtagtaatgaaaaaaaataaaggcaacagtagtataacgctgttcaaaagtcataaatcaattgagagaaaacaaatccggttacaaactaaaaccgagggaaacatatcaactataacaAGTATAAGAAgcaaacaacgaaacaacagataCATTGAAATgcaacagaaacaaacgacaatgcaacacacacagaaacgaactatgagaTAGCACTAaaatttcctgacttggtataggacatttaaaaaaaatcgtaagttgaacctggttttgtggctggCTAACCCTCGCGCTTTTATGGGATTGTTAACTTTATATAACACTACATTGACAACATTATACGACAGGAATACAGTActaataaatgcaagaacattcaggacagagaaatacacaaaaaacaataCAGTTGTACATTTTGAATTGCTAACTGCAGAATGAAAACAACTTTGTAAAACAACCTAGTGCAGCACACCAGAACCACGAACTGTCTGTCACACGACTGGATCAACGCCACATAAGTGCATCAAAGGTAAATTTCTAGAATTTGATATAATACAAGAttgataaaatttgataaaattcaagaTTAGGATGAAACTAATAATGTCCcccttatttttataatgcactATTGCTTCGACTTTAAATACCATTGTTTGTATTTTCAGATGACTGCATGGCCCATGCCTCAGGATTGGCTTTTGGAACATTCGGCAGTTATGTACGCTATTTAGTGCTGCagttataattcaataaattatatGATAACTGATGACATATCATGCAATTTGATACTGAGATTTATATCACGCATCTTGTATAAATGTATgtgtgatataaaaaaataaacatgccGACCTCCAAGGAAAAGTCTGAACGGAAAAATCCCTCATCAAGTAAAAAAATTATGAGagggaaaaaatgtcaaaattgtagTGCAGCAGTCAACATTTGATTATAGTATTACGGTACTCACTATGAAAATAAAGACCgggataaacatgataaactattgaaacaatgaaaaaaggCTTATAAACTCTCTATAGACAAAGTTTTTATGCGAATATAAAATACAAGAATTCAAATATGATcgtagcacaataacacaatggcgaaAACTTTATACCGAGTCATGTCAAACGAATATATAAAAGAACTGAAgagtacatttaaaaaatatacaaagacaaataaaagcaaCCGTAAGCACCTACATGTATAATCTATACTTTAAAACCGTTGGGTATAATTTGTAAAGTTGAAACGGAACAAGGTCTAATAAAATAGGATTAGACATTCATTGACATACCCCTGATACCCCTGGTTCAGCAACTTTCTGATCAGACACTGGTGCTTTTTTATAAAAGCTCCTAAATATTCTGAATCAGTTCGGAAATGTATATCCCACaggcaggtgaagttggtatacaAATTGACGATTTTCAATACCTGTAAACTGTGTCGAAggtcaaaaaataatttataaaggcCAAGTCAGAAACAAAACGTCAAtgagttattttcattttaatttagaAATGTAAAATGTTGTACCCTAGTAAAACATTTTTAGACAACAATCAAATCTTGGGATAGGTTATTTTGgaccaaaacatatttttttgtgttttgacaaTTTGTCGTTTTTTAAAGATTGATATATAATAAGTATACCATACATTCCAAATTGTTTCTTTGTGTCAAAATACTGCTTAAACTAACGCTATAATGAGTCTTCTCGTGTTAAAATGTGTTATAAGTACTTCATAACATTTTCAAAGATAAAAGacaatgaggtcaatgtcagataacCCTATCAGACTGATATTTAACACCTCAAAATCATGCCAGACTGATATTTAACACCTCAAAATCATTCCATGCACCAAATGAAGTGCTTATTATGTCTGAGGAACAAACTAGGAAAACTAACGTGTATATACAATCTTTCctgtacaacaaatatagttacgtatttgtttttcgttcatttttgtacataaattagcccgttagttttctcgtttgaattgtttagaTTTGTTATTTGGGGGGCCTTTTaaagcggactatgcggtatgacctttgctcattgttgaaggccctacggtgacctatacttgttcatttctgtgtcatttggttcttgtggatagttatctcattggcaattatgccacatcttcttttttatatagaactATTGGCTATAGTATATGGCATGAGGGCCAATCCATACAAACCTTTTCATTTGCAAAAGAACATTCAAAATAAGGTCAATGTCGGTTACACATTAAAATCATTACATACACCAAAAACAGTAAGTTGACATATTCCGAATAGTATGTTTAAatagaccaaaacataaaaaaatcattgaaccatgaaaatgagagcAAGGTCAAATAGAAAAGAGAGGCTTAAAATACCGAAGGTacattcaaactcgtaagtcgaaaataaaatacaacactatggcttaaaaagaaaaagtccaacagacaaaaaatagcatacaaaatacaacatagaaaactaatgactaagcaaCAAACACCCCACCAGAAACTGGGGGATATCTCAGGTAGCTCGGAAGGTTAAGCAAATCCTGCCCCACCTCTGATACCCTTCATGTtcctcatgtaagtacaaacatGGTATTAAGTAGCCTAAGTAGGTCATATTCAGGGAAAATGAAAAGGTATTGTATTTACGACATTTGGAAGATATCTGCTATCATCATATGTGAGACGGGTATTCCAtcacggtcaaccaactcgtggtaTCGTCCAACTTTAccaattggaactcttggtttaatactgtggattcatttatatcCTTTAGTACCAGTTTTCGTgttttgaggaaaacttgcattttcgtgaaTATTTAATGTCTTGGTTAAGCATTTCAGTGTTACATTGTTtcgttattttcctcttatagttgatgtgtttacctcagttttagtttgtaacccggatttgttttctctcaatcgatttatgactttcaaacagcggtatactgctgttgcctttatttggcaaTAGTCTGCTAAAATTCCTGAAGAAAATTTGCAATTCTTTGAATATTGGGATTCGCGGTTCTCTGGTTACCACGAAATTCACGACAATTTGTATCCaactaataataatgaatctacagtagctaccttgtgagcagcaatcctctatcagggaaatcatgataggaaatataaTCCCTGGAATGTCGTATCAATTGATAAACGGACAAAATCACGTCACTTTCATGTTAATCGCtagtcaatgaaatgtgttaagAGGTTAAGGAACATGTGTCTTATGTACAGGCAGATTTTTCAAAGAAACGCATTTATAAACCAACTATATTCATCCTATCAGTCTAAATAAGTGAGAAACtcacatgaaaaaaaatagaatctcATTTTAGCagtctttaaacatgttaaaggtaaGGTCAACGAAACTGGAAGAATGATAGACGGAAATTCTTAAAATAAGACATCCAGGTCCTCAGTCTTTTGCATTTACCAACAAGAGTgcgtgcacacgctgaaatgtctcgccttctttactaatcattgacaTTAtgttgatattatgttgatagtcctaaatataaagcgttattacaactttaacattaacttaacattaaccaagaaaactaaacattgaccaatacaccatgaaaatgaggtcaaggtcagataaaccatgccaggcagacaagtcttccatacaacaaatatagtgacctattgcttatagtttaagaaaaacagaccaaaaataaaaaaaaaccttaacactgagcaatgaaccgtgaaaatgaggtcagggtcaaataaaacatgcgtgactgacatatagatGCTGATCATAAAAAATAtcaccatacaccaaatataattgacctattgcatatagtataagaaaaacagaccaaaacacaaaaacttaactataaccactgaaccatgaaaatgaggtcaagatcagatgacacctgccagttggacatgtaaacctcacagtccttccatacaccgaatatactatacctattgcttatagtatctgagatatagacttgaccaccaaaacttaatctagttcactgatccatgaaatgatgtcgagttcaagtgaaaactgtctgacatgcatgaggaccttgcaaggtacacacataccaaatatagttatcctgttacttataataagagagaattcaacattacaaaacttttttttaagtagtcactgaaatgaggtcaaggacattggacatgtgactgacggaaacttcgtaacatgaggcatttatatacaaaatatgaagcaacCAGGTATTCCAcctcttaaaatataaaaattttaagaagttagctaaagcTGTCGCCGCCGGAGCACTATCCACatgtcgagctttctgtgacaaaagtcgcaggctcgacaaaaattaataaattgaaattttatcaaattttggtTTTTATACAAAGTAAATAAACTagtgtttagtttaaacatattgtagcggcattagtctgctcttttttcgaaatctacaagggtgtctttaacgtgcaagagatatggctttctctttacacgggtcagccatttatcgtccccttccgacggactatcatcgtttcctcaagaccatactcgcaaatggtgggtgtctttaacgtgcaagagatatggctctctctttacacgggtcagccatttatcgtccccttccgacggactatcatcgtttcctcaagaccatactcgcaaatggtgtcaagggagagcctaAAATTCAGTCCCTCAAATTTTCaacccagacgggaatcgaaccaggaacctttgtattagtagtccgatgcactaaccactacaccacggctctgtggtgttgtcaacggttaaccggttaacagTTTGAAcaaccgaataccgaataccaaaaacgctaaccggttaaccggacttttttttaaattttgatagatttgatataaatttgtaatgaaatcattaaatagtggtaattaatttgacagatcaattatCTAGTAAATTGATTgctattattaataaaaaaaaatatacaattaattagaacttgtctctcagctcggggcaagatcttaaggaaacataattagaatactagaacacacccgtgatatcgcgggtccgtgactgaattaaagtatataactatgcgcaagccttatttgagtattattttttatctgataaagtcatgccgataataagatacacagttttctctgctttcaaatctttctgtttgaatccgtcgaactggaacttatcaattattggtaatattaattattttgataacaaaaggtcctggaatggagtaatttttaatcaacagcattgtcctatgtcagttataaataaagttgaattatttgattcactgttttatttcatgcccgctaacaaattgaaaacggttCCTATATATACACCTTagttttagtccagatttttagtattcgtattgttatcttagaaagtcttactgattaaaatactacaataggtaacaatttgacaatgattgaatttagtagtgtcaaccctgtgattatgatccgtgtatatagcataatcctaaatacaccgtttggtggtgcacctgttagatgcggaacgtacagataaggtaatagatAACAGGTgaattatactattggtatcggtatcggactcgacccggaacttcttaattattggcaatatcaattacgtgga
The window above is part of the Mytilus edulis chromosome 6, xbMytEdul2.2, whole genome shotgun sequence genome. Proteins encoded here:
- the LOC139528658 gene encoding UPF0764 protein C16orf89 homolog codes for the protein MAVFYFLVVTILPALVVSLPTTDLLKETLSTVDRALTFFSSDYSSINVDGLFGLRIGQGQLIEAANVCAKKKNCGEYLKLLKSLTKQLDETCEKALPYIEQSDPDYYKRFEQTISKPYILPYTSTKFDSSVLSSIRTGTNSSYVEEEGDACYARIMGTFEEPKSGLKTTRCNITNSCYNMMTSQGTSKYAITHQLLFFMVIEHVGCTEQVEKFINGHKLREIQQGFCQKIYKEADNLVVNGKVKSSHRDLFLEQSVLCGSLGFEDFFRSDWIKMTLTWPDKKDGCMKSSWTQLLEIDSQKLVNSLFTNPKAHQLAGDVGKSIENKFEEELKKLSGSKTMRKLLREKAMKDDCMAHASGLAFGTFGSYVRYLVLQL